The following coding sequences lie in one Euhalothece natronophila Z-M001 genomic window:
- the cysE gene encoding serine O-acetyltransferase, translating into MGRAVFSTLTADFRIIFERDPAARNWLEVISCYPGLQAILFHRLAHWLYCIGLPLIPRIISNFSRFITGIEIHPGAQMGKGVFIDHGMGVVIGETAIIGNYALIYQGVTLGGTGKESGKRHPTLGENVVVGAGAKVLGNLQIGNNVRIGAGSVVLRDVPSNCTVVGVPGRIVYRSGVRVNPLEHGSLPDSEANVIRALVDRIESLEQEVQNLQQQQNWTASVVSASDEKSPQCQIKDRDLEEFLYGSGI; encoded by the coding sequence TTGGGAAGAGCTGTGTTTTCTACTCTCACCGCAGACTTTCGGATTATTTTTGAACGAGACCCCGCGGCTCGTAATTGGCTGGAAGTAATTTCTTGTTACCCCGGCTTGCAAGCTATTTTATTTCATCGTTTAGCTCATTGGTTGTATTGTATCGGTTTACCCCTGATTCCCCGAATTATTTCTAACTTTTCTCGTTTTATTACTGGGATTGAAATTCACCCTGGCGCACAAATGGGGAAAGGCGTTTTTATAGATCATGGAATGGGAGTGGTGATTGGGGAAACAGCGATTATTGGAAATTATGCCTTAATTTACCAAGGTGTTACTCTTGGTGGAACAGGTAAAGAAAGTGGAAAACGTCACCCTACTCTCGGTGAAAATGTTGTTGTGGGTGCAGGAGCTAAAGTTCTTGGAAATCTCCAAATTGGTAATAATGTCCGCATTGGCGCGGGATCAGTTGTATTGCGAGATGTTCCTTCAAATTGCACGGTTGTAGGAGTTCCGGGACGCATTGTTTATCGTTCTGGCGTGCGGGTTAACCCCCTCGAACATGGTAGTCTTCCTGACTCAGAAGCTAATGTGATTAGGGCTTTAGTGGATCGTATTGAAAGTTTAGAACAAGAAGTGCAAAACTTACAGCAACAACAAAATTGGACTGCCTCTGTGGTATCTGCTT
- a CDS encoding esterase-like activity of phytase family protein → MFRLLISCLLLITLTACSSPSQSQAQAQERVFPDVSVEFLDGYEIPKQTFKDTPVGGLSGITYNPSEGIFYTVSDDRSRYAPARFYTLDINFNNTEIEEATIKDVTFLKTEEEEFFDRGTIDAEGIAFAPGDTVFISSEGNTNQGINPFIRRFDIATGKPQQNLRLPKRFLLPESSEDEPRGVRNNLGFESLTINPSGVYSPNSDSFRVFTATESSLAQDQLPKDSDELTRIRFLHYVVNSIGPALPIAEHLYLLDESPLGTVLNGLTELLAIQPEGYFLSLERTYGLEGYGAKLFLVAVGNATDTSGVENFNTELGDLQPLRKKELLDFSELDFDIYNLEGLALGPRLADGSQSLLVISDDNFRESEPTQLLLFRLNS, encoded by the coding sequence ATGTTTCGATTATTAATTTCTTGTCTGCTTCTCATTACCTTAACTGCTTGTAGTTCCCCATCTCAAAGTCAAGCTCAAGCCCAAGAACGAGTATTTCCTGATGTTTCTGTGGAATTTTTAGATGGTTACGAAATTCCGAAGCAAACATTTAAAGACACGCCTGTTGGGGGCTTATCAGGAATTACCTATAATCCAAGTGAAGGGATATTCTATACGGTATCTGATGATCGCAGTCGGTACGCCCCTGCAAGATTTTATACCCTTGATATTAATTTTAATAACACCGAAATTGAAGAAGCTACAATTAAAGATGTGACCTTTCTCAAAACAGAAGAGGAAGAATTTTTTGATCGGGGAACTATTGATGCAGAAGGGATTGCTTTTGCGCCCGGGGATACGGTATTTATTTCTAGTGAAGGGAATACTAATCAAGGGATTAATCCTTTTATTCGGCGATTTGATATTGCAACGGGAAAACCACAGCAAAATCTTCGTTTACCGAAACGATTTTTATTACCAGAAAGCTCAGAAGATGAACCAAGAGGGGTAAGAAATAATCTCGGATTTGAGTCTTTAACGATTAATCCTAGTGGTGTTTATAGCCCAAATAGTGATTCTTTTCGTGTCTTTACAGCTACTGAATCTTCCCTAGCTCAAGATCAACTTCCTAAAGACTCAGATGAGTTAACTCGCATCCGTTTTCTACATTATGTAGTGAATTCCATTGGCCCAGCGCTTCCTATTGCAGAACATCTTTATCTCTTAGATGAATCACCTTTAGGCACAGTCTTAAATGGACTGACGGAACTCTTAGCAATTCAACCAGAAGGCTATTTTCTTAGTTTAGAAAGAACTTACGGCTTAGAAGGATATGGGGCAAAATTATTTTTAGTTGCGGTGGGAAATGCTACGGATACTTCAGGAGTGGAGAATTTTAATACTGAGTTAGGAGATTTGCAACCCTTACGGAAAAAAGAACTTTTAGATTTTTCAGAACTTGATTTCGATATCTATAATTTAGAAGGATTAGCGCTTGGCCCCCGTTTAGCCGATGGTAGTCAGAGTTTATTGGTCATTAGTGATGATAATTTTCGAGAAAGTGAACCAACTCAGCTTTTATTATTTCGCTTGAATAGTTAG
- the recJ gene encoding single-stranded-DNA-specific exonuclease RecJ produces MSNWKIAPQEMPPQWFTKAIANYHPDYSHYIAQLLWQRGICDLGSLEPFIDSSQYVPTSGFDGFGQQMKAAIARLEKAWQNQEKVTIWGDFDADGITATSVLWEGLTPFFPMSGQLSYYIPNRLTESHGLNQQGLETLAQAGVTLVITCDTGSTNLEEIRQAKTWGIDVIVTDHHTLPAEDPEVVAILNPKYLNETHPLYHLSGVAVAYKLVESLYSSFPEIPKQSAEELLDLVAIGLVADLVKLQGDCRYLAQKGIKKLAKQRENPTRPGVAELLKLCKKVGDRPMDISFGLGPRINAISRIQGDASFAVELLTSREEKTCQRLAQETDIANSRRKQLQKETENAVKKQIEKIDLSTTGVIVLADPEWHPGVLGLVAGQIAQAYARPTILLNLYQGEDGVTLARGSARSLQEIDLYDLLHSQLHLLERFGGHPFAAGLSIKAENLPLFREAINQQFRQKYGNLELEPTVNIDLTVTVEELGETLFQAIKLLEPYGMGNPTPHLLLKNCWFSEIKNKNIQDNRGKTVNYIRTAFKICDETNPKGFSGIWWGHRQEDLPENQYCDAVVELDFNSNTFNFNNKIDYYHVRLIDVKPANGQPDHQESLHSKSVLLLDQRQENIDHKHLDTHQPIIKLENCPRSWRELSQGIRSGVKNQSAVALAYSSPLRSSPTESWKTLLGIALYLQRTEKSVTRQALKEKLQCSEKVLQWGLKALRSVGFVIDGEDSIKVSGELNSDCLDNDDVQNFLEAIQEEQFRCQYFLEVPLETIKSESNHLYSMPLP; encoded by the coding sequence ATGTCTAATTGGAAAATTGCTCCCCAAGAAATGCCTCCCCAATGGTTTACAAAAGCGATCGCAAATTATCATCCTGACTACAGCCACTATATTGCTCAATTGTTATGGCAACGGGGAATCTGCGATTTAGGATCTTTAGAGCCATTTATTGATTCAAGTCAATATGTTCCTACCTCTGGATTTGATGGATTTGGGCAACAAATGAAAGCAGCGATCGCGCGTTTAGAAAAAGCATGGCAAAATCAAGAAAAAGTAACAATTTGGGGTGATTTTGATGCGGATGGGATTACGGCAACCAGTGTGCTTTGGGAAGGGTTAACTCCCTTTTTTCCTATGTCGGGACAGCTTTCTTATTATATTCCTAATCGTCTTACTGAATCTCATGGCTTAAATCAGCAGGGTTTAGAAACCTTGGCTCAAGCAGGGGTAACATTAGTTATTACTTGTGATACGGGTAGTACAAATTTAGAAGAAATTAGACAAGCCAAAACTTGGGGAATTGATGTTATTGTAACTGATCATCATACGTTACCAGCAGAGGACCCAGAAGTGGTGGCAATTCTTAACCCTAAATACCTTAATGAAACCCATCCTCTCTATCATCTTTCTGGGGTTGCTGTGGCTTATAAGTTAGTGGAATCGCTTTATAGTTCTTTTCCTGAAATCCCTAAACAGTCAGCCGAAGAATTATTAGATTTAGTTGCCATTGGTTTAGTCGCTGATTTAGTAAAGTTGCAGGGAGATTGTCGCTATTTAGCTCAAAAAGGTATTAAAAAACTGGCAAAACAAAGAGAGAATCCTACTAGACCAGGGGTTGCTGAGTTATTAAAATTATGTAAAAAAGTCGGCGATCGCCCTATGGATATTTCTTTTGGTTTGGGCCCTCGCATTAATGCCATTAGTCGGATTCAAGGGGATGCCAGTTTTGCCGTAGAGTTATTAACCAGTCGAGAGGAAAAAACTTGTCAACGATTAGCCCAAGAAACGGATATCGCAAACAGTCGTCGGAAACAATTACAAAAAGAAACGGAAAATGCGGTTAAAAAACAAATTGAAAAAATTGATTTATCTACCACTGGTGTAATTGTTTTAGCTGATCCAGAATGGCATCCAGGGGTGTTAGGATTAGTGGCTGGACAAATTGCTCAAGCCTATGCTCGTCCTACAATTCTTTTAAATCTTTATCAGGGCGAAGATGGGGTAACATTGGCTCGGGGATCAGCGCGATCGCTGCAAGAAATTGATCTCTATGATTTACTTCATTCTCAACTTCATTTACTAGAACGTTTTGGCGGTCATCCTTTTGCCGCTGGACTTAGTATAAAAGCTGAAAATCTCCCGTTATTCCGAGAAGCAATTAATCAACAATTCCGACAAAAATATGGCAATTTAGAATTAGAACCCACGGTCAATATTGATTTAACTGTAACTGTTGAAGAATTAGGAGAAACGTTATTTCAAGCCATTAAATTACTTGAACCCTATGGCATGGGAAATCCCACTCCCCATTTACTACTTAAAAATTGCTGGTTTAGCGAAATTAAGAATAAAAACATACAAGATAATCGCGGTAAAACAGTTAATTATATTCGCACTGCCTTCAAAATTTGTGATGAAACCAACCCTAAAGGATTTTCTGGTATTTGGTGGGGGCATCGTCAAGAAGATTTACCCGAAAACCAATATTGTGATGCAGTTGTAGAATTAGATTTTAATAGTAATACATTCAATTTTAATAATAAAATAGATTATTATCATGTGCGGTTAATAGACGTAAAGCCAGCTAATGGGCAGCCTGATCATCAGGAGTCTTTGCATTCAAAAAGCGTTTTACTGTTAGATCAGCGTCAAGAAAATATAGATCACAAACATTTAGACACACATCAACCGATTATCAAATTAGAAAATTGTCCACGGAGTTGGAGAGAATTAAGCCAAGGAATTAGATCAGGAGTTAAAAATCAATCCGCCGTTGCGTTAGCCTATTCTTCACCCTTGAGATCATCTCCCACGGAAAGTTGGAAAACTTTACTGGGAATTGCTCTTTATCTACAACGAACTGAAAAAAGCGTTACTCGACAAGCCCTAAAAGAAAAACTACAGTGCAGTGAAAAAGTATTGCAATGGGGATTAAAAGCCCTCCGTAGTGTTGGTTTCGTGATTGACGGAGAAGACTCTATTAAGGTTTCCGGGGAATTAAACTCTGATTGTCTGGATAACGATGACGTGCAAAACTTTTTAGAAGCAATACAAGAGGAACAATTCCGTTGTCAGTACTTCTTAGAAGTTCCTTTAGAAACGATCAAAAGTGAAAGCAATCATCTATACTCCATGCCATTACCATAG
- the hslO gene encoding Hsp33 family molecular chaperone HslO has translation MADQLIRATAAGGGIRAVGVISTRLTEEARQKHNLSYVATAALGRSMSSGLLLASNMKQEQSRVNLRIKSNGPLGGLLVDAGTDGTVRGYVQNPSVELPPNDKGKLDVGGAVGRDGYLYVVRDVGYGYPYSSTVELVSGEIGDDVANYLVTSEQTPSALLVGVFVGAEGVTAAGGILLQVLPQVSHDEDLVNILESRVGHLSGFTPLMRQGKSLSTIFEELLGDMDLHIFPEVQMLRFHCGCTFERMMRALKLLGVDELEDMIEKDEGAEATCHFCGQVYQASREELQELVEEMKVES, from the coding sequence ATGGCAGATCAGTTAATTCGGGCAACTGCAGCTGGGGGAGGTATTCGAGCTGTAGGTGTTATTTCCACACGCTTAACCGAAGAAGCGCGACAAAAACATAATCTCTCCTATGTGGCAACCGCTGCTTTAGGAAGAAGTATGTCTTCAGGGCTATTATTAGCGTCTAATATGAAGCAAGAACAATCTCGGGTCAATCTTCGCATTAAAAGTAATGGCCCTTTAGGCGGGCTTTTAGTGGATGCTGGTACTGATGGAACAGTACGTGGCTATGTGCAAAACCCATCAGTGGAGTTACCCCCTAATGACAAAGGAAAACTGGATGTGGGTGGCGCTGTTGGGCGTGATGGCTATCTTTATGTAGTGCGAGATGTGGGCTATGGTTATCCCTACTCAAGTACCGTAGAATTAGTCTCTGGAGAAATTGGAGACGATGTAGCAAATTATCTCGTAACTTCCGAACAAACTCCCTCAGCTTTATTAGTAGGTGTATTTGTGGGCGCAGAAGGCGTAACTGCCGCCGGAGGAATTTTATTACAGGTTTTACCCCAAGTCTCTCATGATGAAGACTTAGTCAATATTTTAGAGTCAAGGGTAGGTCATTTATCAGGATTTACCCCTTTGATGCGACAGGGAAAAAGTCTTTCAACCATTTTTGAAGAGTTATTGGGGGATATGGACTTGCATATTTTCCCCGAGGTGCAAATGCTACGTTTTCATTGTGGTTGCACCTTTGAACGGATGATGCGAGCTTTGAAACTTCTTGGTGTTGATGAGTTAGAAGATATGATTGAAAAAGATGAAGGGGCAGAAGCAACTTGTCACTTCTGCGGTCAAGTTTATCAGGCAAGTCGAGAAGAATTGCAAGAACTTGTAGAAGAGATGAAAGTAGAAAGTTAG
- a CDS encoding vitamin K epoxide reductase family protein, with translation MTRRRSTPWIQRWSRPIIGAIAVLGAVLTAYLTVQSFTGQPVGCAPGAEPASGACSNVLTSEYATVFGLPLSLFGFLAYSAMTVFALTPLVINRDTNKKLRNQIEEWSWLFLLIGSTAMTVFSGYLMYILATELQQSCPYCIGSAIFSISLLSLTLLGKEWDDLGQVLFIGAIVILVTFVGTLGVYADVNTGGASAEESNVIPVADSSPQPPDGWETTTTSGDAEIALAEHLTEIGAKNYGAFWCPHCYEQKQLFGETAFDKINYIECDPRGRDPQPETCQEAGVESYPSWEINGEMYRGTQTLEELAELSDYEGSTDFKYELPSR, from the coding sequence ATGACAAGACGACGTTCGACTCCTTGGATTCAGCGATGGTCTCGCCCAATAATCGGCGCGATCGCTGTTTTAGGGGCAGTGCTAACTGCTTATCTCACTGTACAAAGTTTCACCGGTCAGCCTGTAGGTTGCGCCCCTGGTGCAGAACCAGCTAGTGGTGCTTGTAGTAATGTTCTCACCAGTGAGTATGCCACTGTTTTTGGCTTACCATTAAGTTTATTTGGCTTCTTGGCTTACAGTGCGATGACCGTCTTTGCCCTAACTCCTTTAGTCATTAACCGTGATACCAACAAAAAACTGCGTAATCAAATTGAAGAATGGAGTTGGCTATTTTTGCTCATTGGCAGCACTGCCATGACCGTTTTTAGTGGCTATTTAATGTATATTCTAGCCACTGAACTACAACAATCGTGCCCCTATTGTATTGGATCAGCTATATTTTCAATTAGTTTATTATCCTTAACCTTATTAGGAAAAGAGTGGGATGATCTAGGACAAGTTTTATTCATTGGTGCTATTGTTATTCTCGTAACATTTGTTGGAACGTTAGGCGTTTATGCTGACGTAAATACTGGCGGGGCTTCTGCTGAAGAGTCTAATGTCATCCCTGTAGCAGATAGTTCACCACAACCTCCAGACGGATGGGAAACCACTACTACCTCAGGAGATGCTGAAATTGCCCTAGCCGAGCATTTAACTGAAATTGGTGCAAAAAATTACGGGGCTTTCTGGTGTCCTCACTGTTACGAACAAAAACAATTGTTCGGAGAAACAGCCTTTGATAAAATTAATTATATTGAATGTGATCCACGTGGCAGAGATCCTCAACCTGAAACCTGCCAAGAAGCAGGGGTTGAATCGTATCCCAGTTGGGAAATTAATGGAGAAATGTATCGTGGAACCCAAACTCTAGAAGAATTAGCTGAACTTTCTGATTACGAAGGGTCAACTGATTTTAAGTATGAACTACCTTCTCGTTAA
- a CDS encoding manganese efflux pump MntP: MIALMSVALAADSFAISLSSGMFIKHIKFYKALKIALFFGVFHIVMPLIGWITGLGIRELVEAYSHWVVALILIGLGIKMIYEALVPDREITFNPLDNQTLFGLAIVTSIDVLAAGLGLSIISLPLPMIVTSFGLVTFVLSFMGVFLGHYFGNFLEDKAEVTGGFLLIGAAVYILLEGIGVIVPVAP, translated from the coding sequence ATGATCGCTTTAATGTCAGTTGCCTTGGCAGCTGATTCCTTTGCTATTTCGTTAAGCAGTGGTATGTTCATTAAGCATATCAAGTTCTATAAAGCTTTAAAAATTGCCTTATTTTTTGGTGTTTTTCACATTGTAATGCCCCTAATCGGTTGGATTACGGGATTAGGCATTCGAGAACTGGTTGAAGCCTATAGTCATTGGGTAGTTGCATTAATTTTAATAGGATTAGGAATTAAAATGATTTATGAGGCGTTAGTTCCTGATAGAGAAATTACGTTTAATCCTTTAGATAACCAAACTTTATTCGGACTCGCCATCGTAACCAGTATTGATGTATTAGCAGCAGGATTAGGACTATCGATTATTAGCTTGCCCTTACCAATGATTGTAACAAGTTTTGGTTTAGTTACGTTTGTTTTATCTTTTATGGGTGTTTTCCTCGGACATTATTTTGGGAACTTTCTTGAAGACAAAGCAGAAGTAACAGGTGGTTTTTTATTAATAGGAGCTGCAGTCTATATTTTACTGGAAGGAATAGGAGTAATTGTTCCAGTTGCACCATAG
- a CDS encoding manganese efflux pump MntP — protein MQIITIGLLSAGLAADAFAVSLTSGLLIKRIKLNKALKIALFFGVFQTIMPILGWFTGLAFRELIDGVSHWLVFVLLVGLGLKMIYEGFTQEKQASFNPLENYTLIGLAVATSIDGLAAGIGLSILEVPLIVVVTTIGFITFLFSIIGVFMGHYFGHLFENQVEYVGGVVLIGVGTNILLEGLGIFNS, from the coding sequence ATGCAGATTATCACAATTGGCTTACTATCAGCAGGCTTAGCGGCTGATGCTTTTGCCGTTTCCTTAACCAGTGGGTTGTTAATTAAACGAATTAAACTTAATAAGGCTTTAAAGATTGCTTTATTTTTCGGAGTATTTCAAACTATCATGCCCATTTTAGGTTGGTTTACGGGGTTGGCCTTTCGAGAACTTATTGACGGTGTTAGTCACTGGCTAGTTTTTGTTTTACTGGTAGGACTGGGATTGAAGATGATTTATGAGGGATTTACTCAAGAAAAACAAGCTTCTTTTAATCCTCTTGAGAACTATACATTAATTGGACTTGCTGTTGCGACAAGTATTGATGGACTAGCAGCTGGAATTGGACTTTCTATTTTAGAAGTTCCTTTAATTGTGGTAGTGACTACTATTGGCTTTATTACTTTTTTATTTTCTATAATTGGGGTTTTTATGGGACATTATTTTGGTCATTTATTTGAAAATCAAGTTGAATATGTTGGGGGCGTAGTTTTAATTGGTGTAGGAACAAATATATTATTAGAAGGTTTAGGAATATTTAATTCTTAA
- the sir gene encoding sulfite reductase, ferredoxin dependent, whose product MVASKSDRKAKPSKLEGIKENSNFLREPLASELKEDSNYVSKDAMQILKFHGSYQQDNRDNRQKGQEKDYQFMLRTRSPAGFIPPELYLTLDDLSKEYGNQTLRVTTRQGFQLHGILKKNLKDTISRIIRNMGSTLGACGDLNRNVMSPPAPFKNKPEYQYAWQYANNIADLLRPQTEAYYEIWLDGEKFLSAEEAPEVQAARERNANGTNFQDGEEPIYGKHYMPRKFKCCVTVPGDNSIDVYTHDVSLVVITDQQGELQGFNVLAGGGMGRTHNKEETFARMSDPLGYVDKADVYDLLKAIVATQRDYGDRVQRRTARMKYLLHDWGVDKFRKKVEEYFGKSIAESKPLPDFKYEDYLGWHEQGDGKLFFGLSVENGRVKDEGSFRLKTALRKIVEKYQLPMRLTANHDIILYEINPENKADIEGILNDQGVVTDPTELDRLVRYSMACPALPTCGLAITESERALPGILERIRGLLKKLGMSNQEIVIRMTGCPNGCARPYMAELGFVGDTPSSYQVWLGGTPNQTELARPYINRMPTEELESYIEPILAFYKQKGKKQESFGEFCNRVGFEAIQEYSASYKPQSKRRKDRRHRISIYEDLHERLKATAEKRGTSMTKLVSEALEKYLDE is encoded by the coding sequence ATGGTAGCATCGAAATCCGATAGAAAAGCTAAACCATCTAAATTAGAAGGGATCAAAGAAAATAGTAACTTTTTACGGGAACCCTTGGCGAGTGAGCTGAAAGAAGATAGTAATTACGTTAGTAAAGATGCCATGCAAATTTTGAAATTTCATGGCTCTTACCAACAAGATAACCGTGATAATCGACAAAAAGGACAAGAAAAAGACTATCAGTTCATGCTACGGACGCGGAGTCCAGCAGGCTTTATTCCACCAGAACTGTATCTCACCCTTGATGACCTTTCCAAAGAATATGGAAATCAAACCCTCCGCGTGACGACTCGTCAAGGTTTCCAACTTCACGGCATACTCAAGAAAAACCTAAAAGATACGATTAGCCGTATTATTCGTAATATGGGGTCAACTTTAGGAGCGTGTGGGGATTTAAATCGTAACGTCATGTCTCCTCCAGCCCCATTTAAAAACAAGCCAGAATACCAATATGCTTGGCAATATGCAAATAATATTGCTGATCTGCTACGCCCCCAAACTGAAGCGTACTATGAAATTTGGCTAGATGGAGAAAAATTCCTCAGTGCTGAGGAAGCCCCGGAAGTCCAAGCGGCGCGGGAACGCAATGCTAATGGGACGAATTTCCAAGACGGGGAAGAACCAATTTATGGCAAGCACTATATGCCCCGAAAATTTAAGTGCTGTGTCACAGTGCCAGGGGATAACTCCATTGATGTTTATACCCATGATGTGAGTTTAGTTGTCATTACCGATCAACAGGGAGAATTACAAGGGTTTAATGTTCTTGCTGGTGGTGGTATGGGTCGAACTCACAATAAAGAAGAAACCTTTGCCCGAATGTCTGATCCCCTTGGCTATGTGGATAAAGCCGATGTATATGACTTATTAAAAGCCATTGTCGCTACCCAAAGAGATTACGGCGATCGCGTGCAACGTCGTACTGCGCGCATGAAATATCTTCTCCATGATTGGGGTGTAGATAAGTTCCGTAAGAAAGTAGAAGAGTATTTTGGCAAATCCATTGCCGAATCAAAACCGCTTCCAGACTTTAAGTATGAAGATTACCTAGGCTGGCATGAACAGGGAGACGGAAAACTTTTCTTTGGCTTATCGGTAGAAAATGGTCGGGTTAAAGATGAAGGCAGTTTCCGCCTCAAAACCGCCCTGCGGAAAATTGTGGAGAAATATCAGCTTCCGATGCGGTTAACGGCTAACCATGACATTATTCTTTATGAAATTAATCCTGAAAATAAAGCTGATATTGAAGGGATTTTAAATGATCAAGGTGTAGTAACTGATCCCACAGAATTGGATCGTCTTGTACGCTATTCTATGGCTTGCCCGGCACTACCTACCTGTGGACTTGCTATTACCGAGTCAGAACGGGCTTTACCTGGAATTTTAGAGCGTATTCGGGGACTATTGAAAAAGCTGGGAATGTCTAACCAAGAGATTGTTATCCGTATGACCGGTTGCCCCAATGGCTGTGCGCGTCCTTATATGGCCGAATTAGGCTTTGTGGGGGATACCCCTAGTAGTTATCAAGTTTGGCTTGGTGGAACGCCAAATCAGACGGAATTAGCCCGTCCTTATATAAATCGGATGCCTACAGAGGAGTTAGAATCCTATATTGAACCAATCCTTGCTTTCTATAAACAAAAGGGCAAGAAGCAAGAAAGTTTTGGTGAGTTTTGTAATCGGGTTGGTTTTGAGGCAATTCAAGAGTATAGCGCCAGTTATAAGCCACAGAGTAAGCGTCGAAAAGACCGCCGTCACCGCATTAGCATTTATGAAGATTTACATGAACGCTTGAAGGCTACTGCGGAAAAACGAGGGACAAGTATGACCAAGTTAGTTTCAGAAGCCTTAGAAAAGTATTTAGACGAGTGA
- a CDS encoding tryptophan-rich sensory protein, with amino-acid sequence MSSQRDLLRQILNAIAVFAAFGVNILANVRPLRGLTLGEISNQVFGEVLITPANYAFAIWGLIYLGLFSFAIYQALPAQRSQPLFRRLGYWLVVASVAQIAWVFLFQLGFFGWSFLAMVVILFPLMQIYTKLDGLKLGKRERWFVKFPLTIYFAWISVATIVNGGVSLTHWEWAGWGISPEVWTVIMMIIGGAIALWIAWTRGDIPFIGVFIWALSAISIRHLDNPLIAATGFLLSLILAVTTILSRKIYQ; translated from the coding sequence ATGTCCTCCCAACGAGACCTCCTTCGCCAAATTCTAAACGCGATCGCTGTTTTTGCCGCTTTTGGCGTTAATATACTTGCCAATGTGCGACCCCTGCGAGGGTTAACCCTAGGGGAAATCTCCAACCAAGTATTTGGAGAAGTATTAATTACCCCTGCTAACTACGCCTTTGCCATTTGGGGGTTAATTTATCTGGGCTTATTTAGTTTTGCCATTTATCAGGCACTACCAGCGCAACGTTCCCAACCCTTATTCCGCCGTCTCGGTTACTGGCTAGTGGTGGCGAGTGTGGCACAAATTGCTTGGGTGTTTTTATTTCAACTGGGCTTCTTTGGCTGGTCATTTTTAGCTATGGTGGTGATTTTATTCCCCTTGATGCAGATTTATACCAAATTAGATGGACTGAAATTGGGGAAACGAGAACGTTGGTTTGTTAAATTTCCCTTAACTATATACTTCGCTTGGATTAGTGTGGCAACGATTGTCAATGGGGGAGTCTCTTTAACCCATTGGGAATGGGCGGGATGGGGGATTTCTCCTGAAGTTTGGACAGTGATTATGATGATCATTGGAGGCGCGATCGCGCTTTGGATTGCCTGGACTAGGGGTGATATTCCATTTATAGGCGTGTTTATTTGGGCTTTAAGCGCAATTAGTATCCGTCACCTTGATAACCCCCTTATTGCTGCCACTGGCTTCCTTCTCAGCTTAATTTTGGCAGTTACTACCATCCTTAGTCGTAAAATTTACCAGTAA